The genomic DNA CAGGGATAAACTTGCGGATCTTGAGCTGATTTATGAAGAATTTCAGTCTGCCCTGGCAGGGAAATACCTCGATTCGGAAGATTATTTTCAGTTGCTTTCCGATCAGATCCAGCATTCCGATCTCCTGCAGGATGCAGTCATCTACATAGATGGTTTCCATAGTTTCACCCCACAGGAATACAGGATCATCCAGCAGCTCATCCAGCGCACCCGCAAAGTGACCATCGCCCTGACGGCGGATGCCGGGGAAGTGAGACTCCCTGAGAACGAACTCAGCCTCTTCCGGATGACAAGTGAAACATATGGGATCATCCGGGAAGCCTGTATCGAGGCCGCTATACCGGTGGAAGAAGAAGTGATGGAGACGCCGATCCGCTATCAGAGCGGACCCCTCGCCCATCTGGAGCAGCACTATGAGACAAGGCCGGTCATCTCTTCCGAAGCAGAAGGCAATCGGATTGAATTTATGGAAGCATCGAATCGCCGGGCGGAGATAGAGGGGGTTGCACGGAAAATCCGGGAGCTTGCCCGTGGAAGGGATCACCGGTATAAGGATATCGCCGTCCTGGTCAGAAACGGGGCGGACTACAGGGATAAAATCGAAACGATCTTCCAAGACCATGATATCCCGTACTTCCTTGATCAAAAACGGACGATGCTCAATCATCCCCTGATTGAACTGATCCGCTCCACTCTTGAAATCATCTCTTCCAATTGGAGGTATGAACCCGTATTCCGGGCTGTGAAGACCGATTTACTATTCCCCCTTCACGAGGAACCGGGGGAGCTCAGGGAGAAAATGGATCGCCTGGAAAATTACGTCCTTGCCCATGGGGTGAAGGGAGACCGATGGGTGAAGAAGGACCGGTGGAAGTATCGTCGATTCAGGGGGCTTGAACACGTGGATTCTCCCCAGACCGACCAGGAAAAAGAAATTGAGCATGAAATCAACGAGCTTCGACTCTTTATCTCAGCACCAATCATCCGGTTGTCAAAACGGTTGAAAAAGCAGAAGACGGGGCAGGAATACTGCGAAACGCTCTTCGCCTATCTCGAGGAACTTGATATTCCTGCGAAGCTCGAGCGGAAGCGGGTGGAAGCGGAAGAGAACGGGGATCTGGTGGCTGCAAGGGAGCATGACCAGGCATGGGCCGCTGTCATGGACCTCCTCGATCAATACGTGGAGATCCTGGGTGGGGAAAAGACGAGCGTGAAGGCATTCGCCTCAATTCTCGATACGGGCATGGAAGCGATGAAGTTTTCCCTCGTACCGCCTGCCATCGATCAGGTCATCATTGCAGACCTTGAGAAATCAAGGCTCGCCCATATCAAAACTGCGTTCGTCATCGGTGTGAACGAAGGGGTACTCCCTGCCAAAGTGACCGAAGACGGTATCCTGTCGGATGAAGACAGGGAAACCCTGCAAATCGGAGGAGTGAAAGTTGGCCCAAGGAGCAGGACGAAGCTCCTGGATGAAGAGTTTGTAGCCTATAAAGCGTTCACGACACCGGGTGAACGATTGATCATTTCCTATCCGATAGCCGATGAGGAGGGGAAGGCTCTCCTGCCATCCCCCCTCATCAAGAGGCTCAAGGAACTGTTCCCGACAGCAGGACATTCCCTTGTCGTCAATGATCCAGCTGAGCTAGACGAACGTGGTCAGCTTGACTATGTCAGCCATCCCGGGGTTTCCATTGCCCATTTGACGACGCAGCTTCAGCAGAAGAAGCGGGGATACCCGGTCTTTGATT from Rossellomorea marisflavi includes the following:
- the addB gene encoding helicase-exonuclease AddAB subunit AddB; translated protein: MTVRFILGRSGTGKTHRILREIKEELRERPQGTPILYIVPDQMSFISEYELVNTPGLNGMIRAQVFSFTRLAWKILQETGGMTRYHLSDVGLNMMIRKIIEENKGELSIFRKSSEKPGFIGHVETMLTEFKRYCIEPGDLAAFKENGMGKKVLRDKLADLELIYEEFQSALAGKYLDSEDYFQLLSDQIQHSDLLQDAVIYIDGFHSFTPQEYRIIQQLIQRTRKVTIALTADAGEVRLPENELSLFRMTSETYGIIREACIEAAIPVEEEVMETPIRYQSGPLAHLEQHYETRPVISSEAEGNRIEFMEASNRRAEIEGVARKIRELARGRDHRYKDIAVLVRNGADYRDKIETIFQDHDIPYFLDQKRTMLNHPLIELIRSTLEIISSNWRYEPVFRAVKTDLLFPLHEEPGELREKMDRLENYVLAHGVKGDRWVKKDRWKYRRFRGLEHVDSPQTDQEKEIEHEINELRLFISAPIIRLSKRLKKQKTGQEYCETLFAYLEELDIPAKLERKRVEAEENGDLVAAREHDQAWAAVMDLLDQYVEILGGEKTSVKAFASILDTGMEAMKFSLVPPAIDQVIIADLEKSRLAHIKTAFVIGVNEGVLPAKVTEDGILSDEDRETLQIGGVKVGPRSRTKLLDEEFVAYKAFTTPGERLIISYPIADEEGKALLPSPLIKRLKELFPTAGHSLVVNDPAELDERGQLDYVSHPGVSIAHLTTQLQQKKRGYPVFDFWWNVYDYYVTSDQWKWHAGHVLSSLFHRNESAVLTDEASKDLYGEHILASVSRMEMFHGCPFSHFASHGLKLRERELFRLEAPDIGEMFHSALKWISEEVERAGLSWASLSRNQCLRLAKEAVAMLAPKLQHQILLSSNRYHYIAQKLEQIIGRANLILSEHAKASGFVPVGVELGFGPKATLPPFQFKLRNGTQMELQGRIDRVDKAEDQNGVYLRIVDYKSSARDLDMTEVYYGLALQMLTYLDIVLSNSKQFVGKEAKPAGVLYFHVHNPLINSKKLLTLDQIEQEIFKSFKMKGLVLGDSDVIRLMDQTLDTGNSDIISAGIKKDGSLSSRSKAASGEDFQYMRHHVRKMYESSGNRIVSGETGISPYKLKDRTPCQFCSYKPVCQFDQSLEENEYRVLPEAKPEDIMAKIREEADQ